The following coding sequences are from one Zalophus californianus isolate mZalCal1 chromosome 15, mZalCal1.pri.v2, whole genome shotgun sequence window:
- the LOC113923610 gene encoding cytochrome c oxidase assembly protein COX15 homolog isoform X1: MQRLLFPPLKALMGSPCLRLLVPRAAPRTQCGCSCGIRCPLRPGQYSTISEVSLQSGRGTVSLPSRAAERVVGRWLLVCSGTVAGAVILGGVTRLTESGLSMVDWHLIKEMKPPTSQEEWETEFQKYQQFPEFKILNHDMTLAEFKFIWYMEYSHRMWGRLVGLAYILPAAYFWRKGWLSRGMKGRVLALCGLVCFQGLLGWYMVKSGLEEKPDTHDIPRVSQYRLAAHLGSALVLYCASLWTSLSLLLPLHKLPETRQLLWLRRCAHGTAGLVFLTALSGAFVAGLDAGLVYNSFPKMGESWIPEDLFTFSPILRNVFENPTMVQFDHRILGITSVTAVTVLYFLSRRMPLPRRTKMAAATLLALAYTQVGLGISTLLMYVPTPLAATHQSGSLALLSVALWLMSELRRVPK; the protein is encoded by the exons ATGCAGCGATTACTCTTTCCGCCCCTGAAGGCCTTGATGGGGAGCCCGTGTCTCCGGCTCCTGGTTCCTAGGGCGGCGCCTAGAACACAG TGTGGTTGCAGCTGTGGGATCAGGTGCCCCTTGAGGCCAGGGCAATACAGCACCATCTCTGAAGTATCTTTGCAGTCTGGAAGGGGTACAGTGTCCCTTCCCTCAAGAGCTGCTGAACGGGTGGTGGGCCGATGGCTCCTGGTCTGCAGTGGAACAGTGGCTGGAGCAGTTATTCTTGGTGGAGTGACTAG GTTGACGGAGTCTGGGCTCTCAATGGTAGACTGGCATTTGATAAAGGAGATGAAGCCACCTACCAGTCAAGAGGAATGGGAAACAGAATTCCAAAAATATCAGCAATTtccagaatttaaaat CTTGAATCATGATATGACACTGGCTGAATTCAAGTTCATTTGGTACATGGAGTACTCACACCGAATGTGGGGTCGCCTTGTGGGCCTTGCATACATCCTGCCTGCTGCCTACTTTTGGAGAAAGGGCTGGCTCAGCCGTGGCATGAAAGGACGTGTTCTTGCCCTGTGTGGGTTAGTCTGCTTCCAG GGTCTGTTGGGATGGTATATGGTGAAAAGTGGATTAGAAGAAAAACCAGACACCCATGACATCCCTCGGGTCAGTCAGTACCGCCTCGCTGCCCACCTGGGATCAGCCCTTGTTCTTTATTGTGCCAGCTTGTGGACTTCACTCTCactgctgctccctctgcacAAG ttgcCTGAAACTCGTCAGCTCCTGTGGTTGAGACGATGTGCTCATGGAACAGCAGGCCTTGTGTTCCTTACTGCTCTCTCAG GGGCTTTTGTGGCAGGACTGGATGCTGGGCTTGTTTACAACTCTTTCCCAAAGATGGGAGAATCTTGGATCCCAGAGGATCTCTTTACCTTCTCCCCCATCCTGAGGAATGTTTTTGAGAATCCCACCATGGTGCAGTTTGATCACCGGATTCTG GGAATCACTTCAGTCACAGCTGTGACAGTGCTGTACTTCCTGTCCCGGAGAATGCCCCTTCCTCGAAGGACCAAGATGGCCGCAGCGACTCTGCTAGCTTTGGCATATACACAG GTGGGCTTAGGCATTAGCACTCTGCTGATGTATGTTCCAACTCCTTTGGCTGCCACTCACCAGTCGGGCTCCCTGGCTCTGCTCAGTGTTGCCCTTTGGCTCATGAGTGAACTCCGAAGAGTCCCAAAATAA
- the LOC113923610 gene encoding cytochrome c oxidase assembly protein COX15 homolog isoform X2 produces the protein MVDWHLIKEMKPPTSQEEWETEFQKYQQFPEFKILNHDMTLAEFKFIWYMEYSHRMWGRLVGLAYILPAAYFWRKGWLSRGMKGRVLALCGLVCFQGLLGWYMVKSGLEEKPDTHDIPRVSQYRLAAHLGSALVLYCASLWTSLSLLLPLHKLPETRQLLWLRRCAHGTAGLVFLTALSGAFVAGLDAGLVYNSFPKMGESWIPEDLFTFSPILRNVFENPTMVQFDHRILGITSVTAVTVLYFLSRRMPLPRRTKMAAATLLALAYTQVGLGISTLLMYVPTPLAATHQSGSLALLSVALWLMSELRRVPK, from the exons ATGGTAGACTGGCATTTGATAAAGGAGATGAAGCCACCTACCAGTCAAGAGGAATGGGAAACAGAATTCCAAAAATATCAGCAATTtccagaatttaaaat CTTGAATCATGATATGACACTGGCTGAATTCAAGTTCATTTGGTACATGGAGTACTCACACCGAATGTGGGGTCGCCTTGTGGGCCTTGCATACATCCTGCCTGCTGCCTACTTTTGGAGAAAGGGCTGGCTCAGCCGTGGCATGAAAGGACGTGTTCTTGCCCTGTGTGGGTTAGTCTGCTTCCAG GGTCTGTTGGGATGGTATATGGTGAAAAGTGGATTAGAAGAAAAACCAGACACCCATGACATCCCTCGGGTCAGTCAGTACCGCCTCGCTGCCCACCTGGGATCAGCCCTTGTTCTTTATTGTGCCAGCTTGTGGACTTCACTCTCactgctgctccctctgcacAAG ttgcCTGAAACTCGTCAGCTCCTGTGGTTGAGACGATGTGCTCATGGAACAGCAGGCCTTGTGTTCCTTACTGCTCTCTCAG GGGCTTTTGTGGCAGGACTGGATGCTGGGCTTGTTTACAACTCTTTCCCAAAGATGGGAGAATCTTGGATCCCAGAGGATCTCTTTACCTTCTCCCCCATCCTGAGGAATGTTTTTGAGAATCCCACCATGGTGCAGTTTGATCACCGGATTCTG GGAATCACTTCAGTCACAGCTGTGACAGTGCTGTACTTCCTGTCCCGGAGAATGCCCCTTCCTCGAAGGACCAAGATGGCCGCAGCGACTCTGCTAGCTTTGGCATATACACAG GTGGGCTTAGGCATTAGCACTCTGCTGATGTATGTTCCAACTCCTTTGGCTGCCACTCACCAGTCGGGCTCCCTGGCTCTGCTCAGTGTTGCCCTTTGGCTCATGAGTGAACTCCGAAGAGTCCCAAAATAA